The following are encoded in a window of Planifilum fulgidum genomic DNA:
- a CDS encoding IS5 family transposase, which produces GTKVMMVSDGNGVPIGLYLDSAQHHEIRLAEATLKTVRVPQRRGRPRTRPKELVADKAYDSRSFRIWLRRRGIKPTIATIQRKSRKPRRGRPIRVGEGYRRRWIIEHCFGWMTNYRRLVVRYDRYLHIYRAFCLIAHYLVCKPNFEIASSLDNHLAW; this is translated from the coding sequence GGGAACCAAGGTCATGATGGTATCGGATGGAAACGGGGTGCCGATCGGTCTGTATCTGGACAGCGCCCAACATCATGAAATCCGGTTGGCGGAAGCCACCCTGAAAACGGTTCGGGTACCGCAAAGGCGGGGGCGTCCCCGAACACGGCCCAAGGAATTGGTGGCTGACAAAGCTTATGACAGCCGTTCTTTTCGAATTTGGTTGCGCCGACGGGGGATCAAGCCCACCATTGCCACCATTCAGCGAAAAAGCCGCAAACCCCGTCGTGGCCGCCCCATCCGTGTGGGAGAGGGATACCGCCGGCGTTGGATCATTGAACACTGCTTCGGGTGGATGACCAATTACCGTCGGTTGGTGGTTCGGTATGACCGATATTTGCATATATATAGAGCTTTTTGCCTGATCGCACATTATTTGGTGTGTAAACCGAATTTTGAAATAGCTTCTAGTCTTGATAATCACCTTGCCTGGTAA